One window from the genome of Streptomyces sp. NBC_00708 encodes:
- a CDS encoding GNAT family N-acetyltransferase, translating into MEFTIGGRLEVRIAPADVGKRVSVRRLTGDGAEGPKFTDTVGVLTSWDDGVLSLTPKNGESVRIAESSLVAGKVVPSAPARRRGPAASYGELAPVYARAWQPVESEPLGDWLLRAAGGFTRRANSVLPLGDPGVPLGVALGRVRQWYADRGLPPYVQTATGAEDAQEELCAALEEHGWRREVTAEVRIAALAPVGDLPAEVSRVRLERTADAAWLSRYQRVGTPGPEVSSVLHSGPSVWFATVPGEAGEAPAAIGRCVVDGRWAGFMAVEVAPEHRRRGLATAVMTALARQAMDEGASAAWLQVEADNEGARALYDGMGFATHHLYHHFRPV; encoded by the coding sequence GTGGAATTCACCATCGGCGGACGGCTTGAGGTCCGAATTGCACCGGCTGACGTGGGCAAACGGGTATCAGTCCGGCGTTTGACCGGAGACGGTGCCGAGGGTCCGAAATTCACCGACACGGTCGGCGTTCTCACATCGTGGGACGACGGTGTGCTGTCCCTCACACCCAAGAACGGCGAGTCCGTACGCATCGCGGAGTCCTCGCTGGTCGCGGGCAAGGTCGTGCCGTCCGCCCCGGCCCGGCGGCGCGGTCCGGCCGCCTCCTACGGGGAACTGGCCCCCGTATACGCGCGCGCCTGGCAGCCGGTGGAGAGCGAGCCGCTGGGCGACTGGCTGCTGCGCGCCGCCGGCGGATTCACCCGGCGCGCCAACTCGGTGCTGCCGCTCGGCGATCCGGGCGTCCCGCTCGGCGTGGCGCTCGGGCGTGTCCGGCAGTGGTACGCGGACCGGGGCCTGCCCCCGTACGTGCAGACGGCGACCGGTGCCGAGGACGCGCAGGAGGAGCTGTGCGCGGCGCTGGAGGAGCACGGCTGGCGGCGCGAGGTGACGGCGGAGGTGCGGATCGCCGCGCTCGCCCCGGTCGGTGACCTGCCGGCCGAGGTGTCCCGGGTCCGGCTGGAGCGTACGGCCGACGCGGCGTGGCTCTCCCGCTACCAGCGCGTCGGGACCCCGGGCCCCGAGGTGTCGTCGGTGCTGCACAGCGGGCCTTCGGTGTGGTTCGCGACCGTGCCCGGCGAGGCGGGCGAGGCGCCCGCCGCGATCGGGCGGTGCGTGGTGGACGGGCGGTGGGCCGGGTTCATGGCGGTCGAGGTGGCTCCCGAGCACCGCCGCCGGGGCCTCGCGACCGCCGTGATGACCGCACTGGCCCGGCAGGCGATGGACGAGGGCGCGTCCGCCGCCTGGCTCCAGGTGGAGGCGGACAACGAGGGCGCCCGCGCGCTGTACGACGGGATGGGCTTCGCGACGCACCACCTCTACCACCACTTCCGGCCGGTGTGA
- a CDS encoding transglutaminase-like domain-containing protein — protein MAPESNDREELRRRFAEEARAERPDLALLCLLVAAEADPALDTRGIDEAQIELDRLAGLLPYGLRGGHAWASALAELLGERCGFEGSTADYRRLESSLLHEVLRRRRGLPILLSVVWIEVARRAGAPVYGVALPGHFVVGFGDPDERVLADPFAGGRPLTDQDAELMVTSATGERWEPSSLEPARPLETVLRVLNNIRAWAAARPEQTAVALWAVELSLLLPSHPATLRYERAQLLVRAGEFLRGAAEMEEYARVVEDVEPAVAEAVRHSARAARALLN, from the coding sequence GTGGCCCCCGAGAGCAACGACCGCGAGGAGCTGCGCCGCCGGTTCGCGGAGGAGGCCAGGGCCGAGCGGCCCGACCTGGCGCTGCTGTGCCTGCTGGTGGCGGCGGAGGCGGACCCGGCGCTGGACACGCGGGGCATCGACGAGGCCCAGATCGAGCTGGACCGGCTGGCCGGTCTGCTCCCGTACGGGCTGCGCGGCGGCCACGCCTGGGCGTCGGCGCTGGCCGAACTGCTCGGTGAGCGGTGCGGGTTCGAGGGCTCGACGGCGGACTACCGGCGCCTGGAGTCGTCCCTGCTGCACGAGGTGCTGCGGCGGCGGCGCGGGCTGCCGATCCTGCTGTCGGTGGTGTGGATCGAGGTCGCCCGGCGGGCGGGCGCCCCGGTGTACGGGGTGGCCCTGCCGGGTCATTTCGTGGTCGGCTTCGGCGACCCGGACGAGCGGGTGCTCGCCGATCCGTTCGCGGGCGGGCGGCCACTGACGGACCAGGACGCGGAGCTGATGGTGACGAGCGCGACCGGGGAGCGCTGGGAGCCCTCGTCGCTGGAGCCGGCACGGCCGCTGGAGACCGTGCTGCGCGTCCTGAACAACATCCGGGCCTGGGCCGCGGCCCGCCCGGAGCAGACGGCCGTGGCGCTGTGGGCGGTGGAGCTGTCCCTGCTGCTGCCGTCGCACCCGGCCACCCTGCGCTACGAGCGCGCCCAGCTGCTGGTGCGGGCCGGGGAGTTCCTGCGCGGGGCGGCCGAGATGGAGGAGTACGCGCGGGTCGTCGAGGACGTGGAGCCGGCCGTGGCGGAGGCGGTGCGGCACAGCGCGCGGGCGGCGCGGGCGCTCCTGAACTGA
- a CDS encoding class F sortase, which produces MAAPQTTETPSQGAAAPAGPLGRALFWPLAAAGLGMTLIYHSIGSPADDKPPAPPAAAAPAAASPSAAATSKATASASPSLPRSVPTRLRIPAIAVDAPFTPLSIGASGRLDAPPPNDKNLVGWFKDGVTPGERGASIVAGHVDTTTGPAVFLQLRFLKPGATVDITRADGTVASFAVDTVETFSKADFPDKKVYADTPDAQLRLITCGGNYDRKVKDYEDNVVVFAHLDSVKKG; this is translated from the coding sequence ATGGCCGCCCCGCAGACCACCGAAACCCCCTCCCAGGGGGCCGCGGCCCCCGCCGGCCCGCTCGGCCGGGCCCTGTTCTGGCCCCTCGCGGCGGCCGGGCTCGGCATGACCCTGATCTACCACTCCATCGGCTCGCCGGCCGACGACAAGCCCCCGGCCCCGCCCGCCGCCGCCGCGCCGGCCGCCGCCTCCCCGTCGGCCGCGGCCACGTCGAAGGCCACCGCGAGCGCCTCGCCCTCGCTGCCGCGCTCGGTGCCGACGCGGCTGCGCATCCCGGCCATCGCGGTGGACGCGCCGTTCACCCCGCTGTCGATCGGCGCTTCGGGCCGGCTCGACGCGCCGCCGCCGAACGACAAGAACCTCGTCGGCTGGTTCAAGGACGGGGTGACGCCCGGCGAGCGGGGAGCCTCGATCGTGGCGGGCCATGTCGACACCACGACCGGCCCGGCCGTCTTCCTCCAGCTGCGCTTCCTGAAACCCGGCGCGACCGTCGACATCACCCGCGCCGACGGGACGGTGGCCTCGTTCGCCGTCGACACCGTGGAGACGTTCAGCAAGGCGGACTTCCCCGACAAGAAGGTGTACGCCGACACCCCGGACGCCCAGTTGCGGCTGATCACCTGCGGCGGCAACTACGACCGGAAGGTGAAGGACTACGAGGACAACGTGGTGGTCTTCGCCCACCTGGACTCGGTGAAGAAGGGATGA
- a CDS encoding ferredoxin family protein: protein MTYVIAQPCVDVKDKACIEECPVDCIYEGQRSLYIHPDECVDCGACEPVCPVEAIFYEDDTPDEWKDYYKANVEFFDDLGSPGGASKLGLIERDHAFIAALPPQNQ from the coding sequence GTGACCTACGTCATCGCGCAGCCTTGTGTCGACGTCAAGGACAAGGCCTGCATCGAAGAGTGCCCCGTCGACTGCATCTACGAGGGCCAGCGGTCCTTGTACATCCACCCGGACGAGTGCGTCGACTGCGGAGCCTGCGAGCCGGTCTGCCCGGTGGAAGCGATCTTCTACGAGGACGACACCCCGGACGAGTGGAAGGACTACTACAAGGCGAACGTCGAGTTCTTCGACGACCTCGGGTCGCCCGGTGGTGCCTCCAAGCTCGGCCTGATCGAGCGCGACCACGCGTTCATCGCCGCGCTGCCGCCGCAGAACCAGTAA